Proteins encoded together in one Hevea brasiliensis isolate MT/VB/25A 57/8 chromosome 16, ASM3005281v1, whole genome shotgun sequence window:
- the LOC110672967 gene encoding putative methylesterase 11, chloroplastic isoform X1 produces MGNLCTCFAPKTVKKKKSTKRSPGNPLSIPNSSNRWNRIRSTRKDSTDSLIQEQALAAAILFRQHQQQNGSGSLPFDRSASLRYPNNLGSKKTQLTRSSTSRALSLTDPLLQPHQLVNQQDIKLDELETNHFVLVHGGGFGAWCWYKTIALLEEGGFKVTAIDLTGSGVHSFDTNDITNLSQYVKPLTNFFEKLADGEKVILVGHDFGGASISYAMELFPHKTSKAIFVAAAMLTNGQSTLDMFSQEANSNDLMQQAQIFVYANGNGHPPTAIELDKSLLRELLFNQSPAKDIALASVSMRPIPFAPVLEKLCLSDVKYGTVRRFYIETAEDNAIPITLQESMINSSPPEKVFHLKGADHSPFFSKPQALHKILVEISKMPST; encoded by the exons ATGGGCAACCTCTGCACCTGTTTCGCACCCAAAACAGTGAAAAAAAAGAAATCCACAAAGCGTTCACCCGGTAACCCACTGTCCATTCCCAATTCAAGCAACCGGTGGAATCGGATCCGGTCCACGCGCAAAGACAGCACTGATTCCTTGATTCAGGAACAGGCTTTGGCTGCCGCCATTCTTTTTAGGCAGCACCAGCAACAGAACGGGTCCGGTTCATTGCCGTTTGATCGGTCGGCTTCGCTGCGGTACCCGAATAATTTAGGGTCGAAGAAAACTCAGCTGACACGAAGCTCCACTTCGAGAGCCCTGTCTCTTACTGACCCGTTGTTGCAGCCTCACCAGCTTGTTAACCAG CAGGATATTAAGCTCGATGAACTTGAGACGAACCATTTCGTTCTTGTGCATGGGGGAGGCTTTGGTGCCTGGTGTTGGTACAAAACAATAGCTCTTCTAGAAGAGGGTGGTTTCAAAGTTACTGCAATAGACTTAACTGGCTCTGGGGTTCATTCTTTTGACACAAATGACATTACCAATCTTTCTCAATATGTGAAACCCCTTACCAATTTTTTTGAAAAACTTGCTGATGGGGAGAAG GTGATTTTGGTGGGGCACGATTTTGGTGGTGCTAGTATATCGTATGCAATGGAGTTGTTTCCTCATAAAACTTCAAAGGCTATTTTTGTTGCAGCAGCAATGCTGACTAATGGACAGAGTACTCTTGATATGTTCTCGCAAGAG GCAAATTCAAATGATTTGATGCAACAGGCACAGATATTTGTGTATGCAAATGGGAATGGTCATCCTCCAACTGCTATTGAGCTGGACAAATCATTATTAAGAGAGTTGCTGTTCAACCAGAGTCCTGCCAAG GACATTGCATTAGCATCTGTTTCAATGAGGCCAATCCCTTTTGCACCAGTTTTGGAGAAGCTTTGTCTTTCAGATGTGAAATATGGAACAGTTAGACGGTTTTATATAGAAACTGCAGAGGATAATGCCATTCCTATTACACTACAGGAAAGCATGATAAACTCAAGCCCCCCGGAAAAGGTTTTCCATTTAAAAGGTGCTGATCACTCACCTTTTTTCTCCAAGCCTCAAGCCCTTCACAAGATATTGGTAGAGATTTCTAAGATGCCTTCAACTTGA
- the LOC110673002 gene encoding transcription initiation factor TFIID subunit 8, whose translation MSHGGGESGRLLEKSQHAKRKSGASGDEFAQAIAKIAVAQICESAGFQTFQQSALEILSDATIQYIRNLGKLAQSYTNLAGRTNVNALDVIQGLEELGSSQGFADASDIDHCIASSGTVRELVQYFSEAEDIPFAYSIPTFPVVRERKPVPSFLQIGEEPPPEHIPAWLPAFPDPQTYVQLPTENEGATDSNTRKFELARLHTRTDRSLPNLQNYTGNGSGGPSSVAPVGGSEAKLAVEGNPFLAAPLQFGEKEVSHVVPPAKPSNEAAVRNLIDQNCLLDNHVPVLDTFAPPIEAMKSWSCDSEDGQKKVLLNQRPAVQFKIGVGKKSLGIALELSSQNKGVEKMSPWSGKDSEKDDKKIRAEKILKQSTDNPRELAQL comes from the coding sequence ATGAGCCATGGAGGTGGGGAGAGTGGAAGATTGCTTGAAAAATCACAACATGCGAAGAGAAAATCTGGTGCAAGTGGTGATGAATTCGCCCAAGCAATTGCAAAGATTGCTGTAGCTCAAATATGTGAGAGTGCTGGGTTTCAGACCTTTCAGCAGTCTGCTCTTGAAATATTATCTGACGCCACCATTCAGTATATAAGAAATCTGGGAAAGCTTGCCCAATCCTATACAAATTTAGCAGGCAGAACAAATGTTAATGCTCTTGATGTTATTCAAGGATTGGAAGAGTTGGGTTCTTCACAGGGGTTTGCTGATGCTTCTGATATTGATCATTGTATTGCTAGTTCAGGTACGGTTAGGGAACTTGTTCAGTATTTTAGTGAAGCAGAGGATATCCCATTTGCCTATTCTATTCCTACTTTCCCTGTTGTTAGAGAAAGGAAGCCAGTTCCAAGTTTTTTGCAAATTGGTGAGGAGCCTCCTCCGGAGCACATTCCAGCTTGGCTACCTGCATTTCCTGATCCTCAAACTTATGTTCAGTTGCCCACAGAGAATGAAGGGGCCACTGATTCTAACACACGGAAGTTTGAGCTGGCACGGCTGCACACAAGGACTGATAGGTCTCTACCGAACTTGCAGAATTATACTGGCAATGGGTCTGGGGGTCCTTCCTCTGTTGCCCCTGTTGGTGGTTCTGAGGCAAAACTAGCGGTTGAAGGTAACCCATTTCTTGCTGCTCCATTACAGTTTGGAGAGAAGGAAGTTTCCCATGTTGTTCCTCCAGCTAAGCCTTCAAATGAAGCTGCTGTGAGAAATCTTATTGATCAAAATTGCCTTCTGGATAATCATGTGCCAGTGCTGGATACATTTGCTCCACCTATTGAAGCAATGAAGAGCTGGTCGTGTGATTCTGAGGATGGTCAGAAGAAGGTTCTTTTGAATCAAAGACCTGCTGTACAATTCAAGATTGGGGTTGGCAAGAAGTCCTTGGGTATAGCACTAGAATTGAGCTCACAGAATAAGGGTGTTGAGAAGATGAGCCCATGGTCTGGAAAGGATAGTGAGAAGGATGATAAGAAAATAAGGGCTGAGAAAATTCTGAAACAGTCTACAGATAACCCAAGGGAACTGGCTCAGTTGTAA
- the LOC110673001 gene encoding protein LONGIFOLIA 1: protein MSAKFIHTLSDENPDLQKQIGCMNGIFQLFDRHHFLGGGRRITGQNHKRLPAGQNGNHSIEPKSTSQKTTEKKHKAIKEKQRVSTESSRTSFSSSSCSSSLSSLECNRASHLEPCSFNQTIGPETRVRDLPSPIYQPNASFQSSQQSLDLRDVVKDSIYREARGLSVKTVSKGESGGQTLKYFDSPRPLQQPKSVNPKVSGLKGSFQVLHKLQEEPRKSSEEKLVSSTSRLKDARRFSYDGRESRDAYKSAIKLRELPRLSLDSRTGSMRGSTTEMKSSDPIGDLERGNRNFSNFLNQQEPESHTRLSNVVAKLMGLEALPGSMSANGNQTRHIKTHPDVEKNPSLGASRSTDENKQNRVPGSPRNLQKEPISPRLRNVDSVKKPIPNSKFPIETAPWRQPDGSRGSETPTLKSRITPPKAPNTSLSVYGEIEKKLAQLEFKRSGTDLRALKQILEAMQKTTEIIETRNEDTKLGTQARTNSNVHQNSKLPSLYNLQSNSPISNLTRETGSPKSFKSPIVIMKPAKLIKASNPASPVSPTQSFSVLHGLQTADSEDSRKELIDKQTAKDLTPRANRLRDRSNLPSRPVDKNTAARSTKLSQTSKGPQSTTRENSSKSSGNLNLRQPHKKTGLEKQPRPTTQSTDSIRNQRQSSRQLTEAASPGRKLRPKSVNLEPSYDELSDSGSYVRDLSHQGDTISLQSESTISLASQIDEEVSSIDKSNNINNNSIQQAHQRRKKTVARSMKDRSIAELVVASSEQPSPVSVLDATFYSDDLPSPIKKKPIAFKEDEIEWNSGDLNHSSSSSTNSSLHLLINHRKLETVHLLIQNLTQMLSAREELIIDEITPHFSSQNPDHQYISEILLASGLLRDFESGFTAIHLRQTGYPVNPNLFLALEQAKAKTTHSNDEESGTKTFQPEHHIKIQRKLVFDVVNEILAHKLRLESSSKHWHSPNMLADKRPRGQQLLGELCLEVDRLQGNASSCSLDDENDSLINILQADLMHQSTHWTTCRSEIPWLVLGVERLIFKDLISEVVTGEPIGLRVPSAGCRRQLFSK from the exons ATGTCTGCAAAATTCATCCATACTTTATCAGATGAAAACCCAGATCTGCAGAAACAGATTGGATGTATGAATGGAATTTTTCAACTCTTTGACCGTCACCATTTCCTCGGTGGTGGCCGCCGTATCACTGGCCAAAACCACAAGAGACTTCCAGCAG GTCAAAATGGCAACCATAGTATAGAGCCCAAGAGTACATCTCAGAAGACCACA GAAAAGAAGCACAAGGCCATCAAAGAGAAACAGAGAGTCTCCACAGAGTCATCCAGAACCTCGTTTTCATCCTCCTCCTGTTCATCTAGTCTCTCATCATTAGAATGCAACAGAGCATCTCACCTGGAACCATGTTCATTCAATCAAACCATTGGTCCTGAAACTCGTGTTCGAGATTTACCTTCACCCATTTACCAACCAAACGCTTCTTTCCAGTCAAGCCAGCAATCTCTTGATCTCAGAGATGTTGTCAAAGACTCCATCTACAGAGAAGCCCGTGGCTTATCAGTCAAAACTGTAAGCAAAGGGGAATCTGGGGGCCAAACATTGAAGTACTTTGATTCCCCAAGACCTCTGCAGCAGCCAAAATCTGTAAACCCCAAAGTTTCAGGTCTAAAGGGATCATTTCAAGTTCTTCACAAGCTTCAGGAAGAACCTCGCAAATCCAGTGAAGAGAAGCTTGTGTCATCAACTTCTCGACTGAAGGATGCTCGACGGTTCTCTTATGACGGAAGGGAATCAAGAGACGCATACAAATCCGCAATAAAGCTTAGGGAGTTGCCAAGGCTATCATTGGACAGCAGAACAGGATCCATGAGGGGTTCCACCACTGAAATGAAATCAAGTGATCCTATAGGAGATTTAGAGAGGGGGAATAGGAACTTCAGCAATTTCTTAAACCAACAAGAACCTGAAAGCCATACACGACTGTCTAACGTTGTGGCCAAGTTGATGGGATTGGAAGCTCTCCCAGGTTCCATGTCAGCCAATGGGAATCAGACAAGACACATCAAAACACACCCAGATGTTGAAAAGAATCCCTCCCTCGGAGCATCAAGATCCACCGATGAGAACAAGCAAAATCGAGTTCCTGGCTCCCCAAGAAACCTTCAGAAGGAACCTATCTCACCTCGGCTGAGAAATGTTGATTCAGTTAAGAAGCCTATCCCAAATTCAAAGTTTCCAATAGAAACAGCACCGTGGAGGCAGCCAGATGGAAGCAGAGGTTCTGAAACACCAACTTTGAAGAGTCGGATAACTCCACCAAAAGCCCCAAACACCTCTCTCTCTGTTTATGGTGAAATAGAGAAAAAGTTGGCACAACTGGAGTTTAAAAGGTCTGGAACTGATCTCAGAGCTCTTAAACAAATACTCGAAGCAATGCAGAAGACAACAGAGATAATAGAGACCAGAAATGAAGATACAAAGTTAGGAACTCAGGCACGCACTAACAGCAATGTCCATCAGAATTCAAAATTACCAAGTCTGTACAACCTCCAGAGTAATAGCCCCATTTCCAACCTTACCAGGGAGACTGGTTCACCAAAGAGTTTTAAATCTCCAATAGTGATTATGAAACCTGCTAAACTCATCAAGGCCAGTAATCCTGCTTCCCCAGTAAGCCCAACTCAAAGTTTTTCAGTTCTGCATGGACTCCAGACTGCTGACTCTGAAGATAGCAGAAAGGAATTAATTGACAAGCAAACTGCTAAAGATCTAACTCCCAGGGCCAACCGTCTTAGGGACCGATCCAATCTACCATCTCGTCCAGTGGATAAAAATACTGCTGCCAGATCGACAAAGCTGTCGCAAACTTCAAAAGGGCCTCAGTCCACTACTAGAGAGAACTCAAGTAAGAGCTCGGGAAACTTGAACCTGAGACAGCCACATAAAAAGACTGGTTTGGAGAAGCAACCTCGTCCCACAACACAATCAACAGATTCAATCAGGAACCAGAGGCAGTCCAGTAGACAGCTTACAGAAGCAGCTTCCCCAGGCAGAAAACTGAGACCAAAATCTGTAAATCTGGAGCCAAGTTATGACGAATTGAGTGATAGTGGTAGTTATGTGAGGGATTTAAGTCACCAAGGGGACACAATTTCACTGCAATCCGAGAGTACAATTAGCTTAGCCTCACAAATTGATGAAGAAGTCTCAAGCATTGATAAATCTAATAATATCAATAACAACTCTATCCAGCAAGCTCACCAGAGACGAAAA AAAACAGTAGCAAGATCAATGAAAGATCGATCAATTGCAGAACTAGTGGTAGCTTCCTCAGAACAACCAAGTCCAGTGTCTGTTCTTGATGCAACATTCTACAGTGATGACTTGCCATCTCCCATTAAGAAGAAACCAATTGCCTTCAAAG AAGATGAGATTGAGTGGAATTCAGGGGACTTAAATCACTCTTCCAGCAGCAGCACAAACTCCAGTCTCCACCTTCTTATCAATCATCGGAAATTGGAGACCGTCCATCTCTTAATTCAGAATCTTACACAGATGTTATCTGCTCGGGAGGAACTCATCATTGATGAAATTACACCCCACTTCAGTAGCCAAAATCCAGACCATCAATACATTTCAGAAATCCTATTAGCATCAGGTCTCCTTAGAGATTTTGAATCTGGTTTTACAGCCATTCACCTCCGACAAACAGGCTACCCAGTCAACCCTAACTTATTCCTTGCTCTGGAACAAGCTAAGGCAAAAACCACGCATTCAAATGATGAAGAGAGCGGAACAAAGACTTTCCAGCCAGAACATCATATCAAAATCCAAAGAAAACTTGTATTTGATGTTGTGAATGAAATTCTAGCACACAAGTTACGTCTGGAAAGTTCTTCCAAGCATTGGCACTCACCAAATATGCTGGCAGACAAAAGACCAAGAGGACAGCAGCTTTTGGGCGAATTATGCTTAGAGGTAGACAGACTGCAAGGGAATGCCTCTAGCTGCAGCTTAGATGATGAGAATGACAGTTTGATAAACATATTACAGGCAGATTTGATGCATCAATCAACACATTGGACGACTTGTAGAAGTGAAATTCCATGGCTAGTTCTGGGTGTTGAGCGCTTGATCTTTAAAGATCTAATAAGTGAGGTTGTGACTGGTGAGCCAATTGGTCTACGAGTGCCATCTGCTGGGTGTCGCAGGCAACTGTTTTCCAAGTAG
- the LOC110672940 gene encoding uncharacterized protein LOC110672940 isoform X2, with translation MSFEHKNQPSFRNRGKHDVQDISDSVHKQVEEGSHSHSNEMNELSSLRLLDKGDKEAIVLSDGGETNKHISLVSSDKENALSESLASLSIRPPARRLKKKLLVLDLNGLLVDIVSSSPKNFKPDIRIRGRAIFTRPFCLDFLNFCFERFEVGIWSSRIKKNMDDVINYVMGDMKHKLMFCWDLSRCTMTQFNTLENKHKPLVFKELRRIWEKHDPELPWEKRFYNESDTLLLDDSPYKALLNPVSFGAHCNIPLFIPLSGQQG, from the exons ATGAGCTTTGAGCACAAAAATCAACCAAGTTTCAGAAATAGGGGAAAACATGATGTGCAGGATATTAGTGATTCAGTTCATAAGCAGGTTGAGGAAGGTAGCCATTCTCATAGTAATGAGATGAATGAGCTGTCATCTCTTCGTTTATTGGATAAAGGAGACAAAGAGGCTATTGTTTTGTCAGATGGAGGTGAAACTAATAAACATATTTCACTTGTTAGCAGTGACAAAGAAAATGCTCTTTCAGAAAGTTTGGCTTCTTTATCAATAAGACCACCAGCTAGACGTTTGAAGAAAAAACTTCTTGTTCTTGATTTGAATGGGTTGCTTGTGGATATAGTCTCTTCTTCTCCAAAGAATTTTAAACCAGACATAAGAATTAGAGGGCGAGCAA TTTTTACGAGACCCTTTTGTCTTGATTTTCTAAACTTCTGCTTTGAGAGATTTGAAGTGGGCATTTGGTCTTCAAGAATTAA gAAGAATATGGATGACGTTATTAACTATGTGATGGGAGATATGAAGCACAAGTTAATGTTTTGTTGG GATCTATCTCGCTGTACTATGACACAATTCAACACTCTTGAAAACAAGCATAAACCCTTGGTTTTTAAGGAACTAAGGAGAATATGGGAAAAACATGATCCTGAACTTCCTTGGGAGAAGAGATTTTATAATGAATCAGATACGTTGCTATTAGATGATTCACCTTACAAAGCATTGCTTAATCCTGTAAGCTTTG GCGCACACTGCAATATTCCCTTATTCATACCATTGTCAGGACAGCAAGGATAA
- the LOC110672940 gene encoding uncharacterized protein LOC110672940 isoform X1, which produces MSFEHKNQPSFRNRGKHDVQDISDSVHKQVEEGSHSHSNEMNELSSLRLLDKGDKEAIVLSDGGETNKHISLVSSDKENALSESLASLSIRPPARRLKKKLLVLDLNGLLVDIVSSSPKNFKPDIRIRGRAIFTRPFCLDFLNFCFERFEVGIWSSRIKKNMDDVINYVMGDMKHKLMFCWDLSRCTMTQFNTLENKHKPLVFKELRRIWEKHDPELPWEKRFYNESDTLLLDDSPYKALLNPAHTAIFPYSYHCQDSKDNALGDGGDLRVYLEGLAEADDVQKFVEQHPFGQKPITERSASWGFYLQVMSTLSPFPSLR; this is translated from the exons ATGAGCTTTGAGCACAAAAATCAACCAAGTTTCAGAAATAGGGGAAAACATGATGTGCAGGATATTAGTGATTCAGTTCATAAGCAGGTTGAGGAAGGTAGCCATTCTCATAGTAATGAGATGAATGAGCTGTCATCTCTTCGTTTATTGGATAAAGGAGACAAAGAGGCTATTGTTTTGTCAGATGGAGGTGAAACTAATAAACATATTTCACTTGTTAGCAGTGACAAAGAAAATGCTCTTTCAGAAAGTTTGGCTTCTTTATCAATAAGACCACCAGCTAGACGTTTGAAGAAAAAACTTCTTGTTCTTGATTTGAATGGGTTGCTTGTGGATATAGTCTCTTCTTCTCCAAAGAATTTTAAACCAGACATAAGAATTAGAGGGCGAGCAA TTTTTACGAGACCCTTTTGTCTTGATTTTCTAAACTTCTGCTTTGAGAGATTTGAAGTGGGCATTTGGTCTTCAAGAATTAA gAAGAATATGGATGACGTTATTAACTATGTGATGGGAGATATGAAGCACAAGTTAATGTTTTGTTGG GATCTATCTCGCTGTACTATGACACAATTCAACACTCTTGAAAACAAGCATAAACCCTTGGTTTTTAAGGAACTAAGGAGAATATGGGAAAAACATGATCCTGAACTTCCTTGGGAGAAGAGATTTTATAATGAATCAGATACGTTGCTATTAGATGATTCACCTTACAAAGCATTGCTTAATCCT GCGCACACTGCAATATTCCCTTATTCATACCATTGTCAGGACAGCAAGGATAATGCTTTAG GTGATGGAGGTGATCTTAGAGTGTATTTGGAGGGACTGGCTGAAGCTGATGATGTACAGAAGTTTGTAGAGCAACACCCATTTGGTCAAAAACCGATCACTGAAAGAAGTGCATCTTGGGGTTTCTACCTCCAGGTTATGAGCACATTGTCTCCGTTCCCATCCTTGAGATAA
- the LOC110672967 gene encoding putative methylesterase 11, chloroplastic isoform X2, giving the protein MGNLCTCFAPKTVKKKKSTKRSPGNPLSIPNSSNRWNRIRSTRKDSTDSLIQEQALAAAILFRQHQQQNGSGSLPFDRSASLRYPNNLGSKKTQLTRSSTSRALSLTDPLLQPHQLVNQDIKLDELETNHFVLVHGGGFGAWCWYKTIALLEEGGFKVTAIDLTGSGVHSFDTNDITNLSQYVKPLTNFFEKLADGEKVILVGHDFGGASISYAMELFPHKTSKAIFVAAAMLTNGQSTLDMFSQEANSNDLMQQAQIFVYANGNGHPPTAIELDKSLLRELLFNQSPAKDIALASVSMRPIPFAPVLEKLCLSDVKYGTVRRFYIETAEDNAIPITLQESMINSSPPEKVFHLKGADHSPFFSKPQALHKILVEISKMPST; this is encoded by the exons ATGGGCAACCTCTGCACCTGTTTCGCACCCAAAACAGTGAAAAAAAAGAAATCCACAAAGCGTTCACCCGGTAACCCACTGTCCATTCCCAATTCAAGCAACCGGTGGAATCGGATCCGGTCCACGCGCAAAGACAGCACTGATTCCTTGATTCAGGAACAGGCTTTGGCTGCCGCCATTCTTTTTAGGCAGCACCAGCAACAGAACGGGTCCGGTTCATTGCCGTTTGATCGGTCGGCTTCGCTGCGGTACCCGAATAATTTAGGGTCGAAGAAAACTCAGCTGACACGAAGCTCCACTTCGAGAGCCCTGTCTCTTACTGACCCGTTGTTGCAGCCTCACCAGCTTGTTAACCAG GATATTAAGCTCGATGAACTTGAGACGAACCATTTCGTTCTTGTGCATGGGGGAGGCTTTGGTGCCTGGTGTTGGTACAAAACAATAGCTCTTCTAGAAGAGGGTGGTTTCAAAGTTACTGCAATAGACTTAACTGGCTCTGGGGTTCATTCTTTTGACACAAATGACATTACCAATCTTTCTCAATATGTGAAACCCCTTACCAATTTTTTTGAAAAACTTGCTGATGGGGAGAAG GTGATTTTGGTGGGGCACGATTTTGGTGGTGCTAGTATATCGTATGCAATGGAGTTGTTTCCTCATAAAACTTCAAAGGCTATTTTTGTTGCAGCAGCAATGCTGACTAATGGACAGAGTACTCTTGATATGTTCTCGCAAGAG GCAAATTCAAATGATTTGATGCAACAGGCACAGATATTTGTGTATGCAAATGGGAATGGTCATCCTCCAACTGCTATTGAGCTGGACAAATCATTATTAAGAGAGTTGCTGTTCAACCAGAGTCCTGCCAAG GACATTGCATTAGCATCTGTTTCAATGAGGCCAATCCCTTTTGCACCAGTTTTGGAGAAGCTTTGTCTTTCAGATGTGAAATATGGAACAGTTAGACGGTTTTATATAGAAACTGCAGAGGATAATGCCATTCCTATTACACTACAGGAAAGCATGATAAACTCAAGCCCCCCGGAAAAGGTTTTCCATTTAAAAGGTGCTGATCACTCACCTTTTTTCTCCAAGCCTCAAGCCCTTCACAAGATATTGGTAGAGATTTCTAAGATGCCTTCAACTTGA
- the LOC131174749 gene encoding protein SPIRAL1-like 2: MGRGVSAGGGQSSLGCLFGDGETTNSESAAKTVGQTANNSLSQKPAASSPPMDKQIPAGVHGNLKNNYHRADGQNCGNFITDRPSTKVHAAPWRWIFS; the protein is encoded by the exons ATGGGTCGTGGAGTTAGCGCTGGTGGCGGACAGAGTTCATTGGGCTGCCTATTTGGCGATGGAGAGACTACTAACAGCGAATCGGCTGCTAAAACTGTGGGACAAACTGCAAACAATAGCCTTTCTCAGAAACCTGCTGCTTCTTCACCACCAATGGACAAGCAAATTCCTGCAGGCGTCCAtggaaatctcaaaaataattacCATCGAGCTGATGGCCAGAACTGTGGTAACTTTATTACG GATCGGCCGTCCACCAAAGTCCATGCTGCCCCCTGGCGGTGGATCTTCTCTTGA